A stretch of the Oncorhynchus clarkii lewisi isolate Uvic-CL-2024 chromosome 9, UVic_Ocla_1.0, whole genome shotgun sequence genome encodes the following:
- the LOC139415957 gene encoding uncharacterized protein, which produces MGFLCLFLSLTALQVEAFSGGGSSIASQCGSMLPGNSFHGSTGQSSSSPYTVTVNQTIFQPGNTIQVTLSGNLTYKGFLLEAHEEGQNKAVGTFSLGSGTGIVLVPCNGIAASGVSQSNNQPRSSVTVTWTAPSSSSLGNIIVKSTFMQTSSVFWIAVPSVTVNRLFSTVPTTRAQTTTTAPPTTTTDPTTTTTDPTTTTTDPTTTTTDPTTTTTDPTTATTDPTTTTTDPTTTTTDPTTTTTDPTTTTTIAQLNLHPQQPQLLLQQLQLSLQQLQLLTQHLLDLSQTALNSTTMTPTATSATPSPTPMPPTATSATPSPTPLTPNTSTTPTTATATTPLRLTSLRERKRYSRPMGCDVRDDPRKCTYISVTTYPPFIVEISAPAETPKGYLGIITEMLTNQIKFESVIVVYESGTFTVQNAFYNGATFINNTLVEVTDKELAYDPYIKILQLNFIIPDNLTPFLLQTLTLTPRCVIDTGLQKVLFVRGSVEDNGDLGSPSIILLTGLSSQVSSSCRKPLFHSLLMTLVCWNLFNLLP; this is translated from the exons ATGGGTTTTCTCTGCCTTTTCCTGTCTCTGACTGCTTTACAAGTGGAGGCTTTCAGTGGGGGAGGATCTTCCATTGCTTCTCAGTGTGGTTCAATGCTACCAGGTAATAGTTTTCATGGCAGCACAGGGCAGAGCTCTTCCTCACCATACACTGTCACTGTCAACCAGACCATCTTCCAGCCAGGAAACACCATCCAAG tgACTCTGTCAGGAAACTTAACCTATAAAGGGTTTCTTCTGGAGGCCCATGAGGAAGGACAGAACAAGGCTGTGGGAACGTTCTCTCTGGGCAGTGGAACTGGGATCGTTCTTGTGCCTTGCAATGGGATCGCA GCCTCTGGGGTGAGTCAAAGCAACAATCAACCTAGATCATCAGTAACAGTCACCTGGACAGCACCATCCTCATCCTCATTGGGCAACATCATAGTCAA GTCAACATTTATGCAGACCTCCAGTGTATTTTGGATTGCAGTGCCTAGCGTGACTGTAAACCGACTGTTCTCAACTGTCCCCACAACAAGAGCTcaaacaacaactacagctcctcctacaacaaCTACTgatcctactacaacaactactgatcctactacaacaactactgatcctactacaacaactactgatcctactacaacaactactgatCCTACTACAGCAACTACTgatcctactacaacaactactgatcctactacaacaactactgatcctactacaacaactactgatcctactacaacaacaactatTGCTCAACTAAATctccatccacaacaaccacagctcctactacaacaactacagctctcactacaacaactacagctcctaacaCAACATCTACTGGACCTATCCCAAACAGCTCTGAACAGCACAACTATGACTCCTACTGCTACATCTGCTACTCCAAGTCCTACTCCTATGCCTCCTACTGCTACATCTGCTACTCCTAGTCCTACTCCTCTGACTCCTAATACATCAACAACTccaactactgctactgctacaactCCTCTTAGACTTACG AGTTTGAGAGAAAGAAAGCGCTACTCTAGACCAATGGGCTGCGATGTTAGAGATGACCCCAGGAAATGCACCTACATCTCTGTCACAACCTACCCTCCTTTCATAGTGGAGATTAGTGCACCTGCAGAGACACCTAAGGGATACCTGGGAATCATCACTGAAATGCTAACTAATCAAATCAAG TTTGAATCAGTGATTGTGGTGTACGAAAGTGGAACATTTACTGTTCAAAACGCCTTTTACAATGGAGCCACATTTATCAACAACACACTA gtggaggtaacagacaaagAACTTGCTTATGATCCTTATATAAAAATACTTCAATTGAACTTCATCATCCCTGATAATTTGACTCCATTTTTGCTCCAAACCTTGACCCTAACACCCAGATGTGTAATAGATACTGGTCTTCAAAAAGTGTTGTTTGTCCGAGGATCTGTTGAGGATAATG GTGATCTTGGCTCTCCCTCCATTATACTTTTGACAGGCCTCTCCAGTCAGGTTTCCTCAAGCTGTAGGAAACCCCTTTTTCACA GCCTGTTGATGACGTTGGTCTGTTGGAACCTCTTCAACCTTCTGCCTTAA